A stretch of the Cheilinus undulatus linkage group 11, ASM1832078v1, whole genome shotgun sequence genome encodes the following:
- the eno1a gene encoding enolase 1a, (alpha) isoform X2: protein MSILKIHAREIFDSRGNPTVEVDLYTKKGLFRAAVPSGASTGIYEALELRDNDKTRYMGKGVKRAVKYINDFLAPALCNQNVSVLDQAKVDKLMLDMDGTENKSKFGANAILGVSLAVCKAGAAEKGVPLYRHIADLAGNSEVVLPVPAFNVINGGSHAGNKLAMQEFMILPVGASSFKEAMRIGAEVYHNLKNVIKEKYGKDATNVGDEGGFAPNILENKEALELLKNAISKAGYTDKIVIGMDVAASEFYKGGKYDLDFKSPDDPSRYISPDKLADLYKSFVKDYPVVSIEDPFDQDDWEAWSKFTASTSIQVVGDDLTVTNPKRISKAVAEKACNCLLLKVNQIGSVTESLDACKMAQSNGWGVMVSHRSGETEDTFIADLVVGLCTGQIKTGAPCRSERLAKYNQLLRIEEELADKARFAGQNFRHPI from the exons ATGTCTATCCTGAAGATCCACGCTCGTGAGATTTTTGACTCCCGTGGAAACCCCACTGTGGAGGTTGACCTGTACACCAAGAAAG GTCTTTTTAGAGCTGCAGTGCCCAGCGGTGCCTCCACGGGCATCTATGAGGCTCTGGAGCTCCGCGACAATGACAAAACACGCTACATGGGCAAAG GGGTCAAAAGAGCAGTTAAATATATTAATGATTTCTTGGCCCCTGCATTGTGTAACCAG AATGTGAGTGTCCTGGATCAGGCCAAAGTCGACAAGCTGATGCTGGACATGGATGGCACAGAAAACAAGT CTAAGTTTGGTGCCAATGCCATCCTGGGCGTCTCCCTGGCTGTATGCAAGGCTGGTGCTGCAGAGAAAGGTGTCCCCCTTTACCGCCACATTGCCGACCTAGCTGGCAACTCTGAAGTCGTCCTCCCTGTCCCT gCTTTCAACGTCATCAATGGCGGCTCCCATGCTGGTAACAAGCTGGCCATGCAGGAGTTCATGATCCTGCCTGTCGGTGCCAGCAGCTTCAAGGAGGCCATGCGTATTGGTGCTGAAGTTTACCACAATCTGAAGAATGTCATTAAGGAGAAATATGGCAAAGATGCAACTAATGTAGGAGACGAGGGTGGCTTCGCTCCCAACATCCTGGAGAATAAGGAAG cTCTGGAGCTGCTGAAGAATGCTATCTCCAAAGCTGGTTACACTGACAAGATTGTGATCGGCATGGATGTGGCTGCCTCTGAGTTCTACAAGGGTGGCAAGTATGACCTGGACTTCAAGTCACCTGACGACCCCAGCCGCTACATCTCCCCTGACAAGCTGGCTGACCTCTACAAGAGCTTTGTCAAAGATTACCCTg TCGTGTCCATTGAGGATCCCTTTGACCAGGATGACTGGGAGGCGTGGAGCAAATTTACAGCAAGCACTAGCATCCAGGTTGTCGGTGATGACCTCACTGTCACCAATCCTAAACGCATCTCAAAGGCTGTGGCTGAAAAGGCCTGCAACTGCCTGCTGCTTAAAGTCAACCAGATCGGCTCGGTCACAGAGTCCCTGGATGC CTGCAAGATGGCTCAGAGCAACGGCTGGGGAGTGATGGTCAGCCACCGCTCTGGAGAGACAGAAGACACCTTTATCGCTGACCTGGTGGTTGGTCTCTGCACTGGACAG ATCAAGACAGGTGCGCCTTGCCGATCTGAGCGCTTGGCCAAGTACAACCAGCTGCTCAG GATTGAGGAGGAGCTCGCAGACAAGGCCCGCTTTGCTGGCCAAAACTTCAGGCACCCCATCTGA
- the eno1a gene encoding enolase 1a, (alpha) isoform X1 yields the protein MSILKIHAREIFDSRGNPTVEVDLYTKKGLFRAAVPSGASTGIYEALELRDNDKTRYMGKGVSKAVNHINSTIAPALVSKNVSVLDQAKVDKLMLDMDGTENKSKFGANAILGVSLAVCKAGAAEKGVPLYRHIADLAGNSEVVLPVPAFNVINGGSHAGNKLAMQEFMILPVGASSFKEAMRIGAEVYHNLKNVIKEKYGKDATNVGDEGGFAPNILENKEALELLKNAISKAGYTDKIVIGMDVAASEFYKGGKYDLDFKSPDDPSRYISPDKLADLYKSFVKDYPVVSIEDPFDQDDWEAWSKFTASTSIQVVGDDLTVTNPKRISKAVAEKACNCLLLKVNQIGSVTESLDACKMAQSNGWGVMVSHRSGETEDTFIADLVVGLCTGQIKTGAPCRSERLAKYNQLLRIEEELADKARFAGQNFRHPI from the exons ATGTCTATCCTGAAGATCCACGCTCGTGAGATTTTTGACTCCCGTGGAAACCCCACTGTGGAGGTTGACCTGTACACCAAGAAAG GTCTTTTTAGAGCTGCAGTGCCCAGCGGTGCCTCCACGGGCATCTATGAGGCTCTGGAGCTCCGCGACAATGACAAAACACGCTACATGGGCAAAG GTGTCTCTAAAGCCGTTAATCATATCAATTCAACTATTGCACCTGCACTGGTTAGCAAG AATGTGAGTGTCCTGGATCAGGCCAAAGTCGACAAGCTGATGCTGGACATGGATGGCACAGAAAACAAGT CTAAGTTTGGTGCCAATGCCATCCTGGGCGTCTCCCTGGCTGTATGCAAGGCTGGTGCTGCAGAGAAAGGTGTCCCCCTTTACCGCCACATTGCCGACCTAGCTGGCAACTCTGAAGTCGTCCTCCCTGTCCCT gCTTTCAACGTCATCAATGGCGGCTCCCATGCTGGTAACAAGCTGGCCATGCAGGAGTTCATGATCCTGCCTGTCGGTGCCAGCAGCTTCAAGGAGGCCATGCGTATTGGTGCTGAAGTTTACCACAATCTGAAGAATGTCATTAAGGAGAAATATGGCAAAGATGCAACTAATGTAGGAGACGAGGGTGGCTTCGCTCCCAACATCCTGGAGAATAAGGAAG cTCTGGAGCTGCTGAAGAATGCTATCTCCAAAGCTGGTTACACTGACAAGATTGTGATCGGCATGGATGTGGCTGCCTCTGAGTTCTACAAGGGTGGCAAGTATGACCTGGACTTCAAGTCACCTGACGACCCCAGCCGCTACATCTCCCCTGACAAGCTGGCTGACCTCTACAAGAGCTTTGTCAAAGATTACCCTg TCGTGTCCATTGAGGATCCCTTTGACCAGGATGACTGGGAGGCGTGGAGCAAATTTACAGCAAGCACTAGCATCCAGGTTGTCGGTGATGACCTCACTGTCACCAATCCTAAACGCATCTCAAAGGCTGTGGCTGAAAAGGCCTGCAACTGCCTGCTGCTTAAAGTCAACCAGATCGGCTCGGTCACAGAGTCCCTGGATGC CTGCAAGATGGCTCAGAGCAACGGCTGGGGAGTGATGGTCAGCCACCGCTCTGGAGAGACAGAAGACACCTTTATCGCTGACCTGGTGGTTGGTCTCTGCACTGGACAG ATCAAGACAGGTGCGCCTTGCCGATCTGAGCGCTTGGCCAAGTACAACCAGCTGCTCAG GATTGAGGAGGAGCTCGCAGACAAGGCCCGCTTTGCTGGCCAAAACTTCAGGCACCCCATCTGA